In Lepidochelys kempii isolate rLepKem1 chromosome 10, rLepKem1.hap2, whole genome shotgun sequence, a single window of DNA contains:
- the UNC45A gene encoding protein unc-45 homolog A isoform X3, protein MLHRLLLGGLLCTTLPTSFLGTASARNLHLCEGYRSPDGRYHSGFYCPRLTDPPAHRCCCRHGDRALKSCCPQLEFESLRRVNLSNVPTPARLRNPLPLLAVGLYGLLVLTLMTLDFLHFCRLNQRCFYSLPNSSHLGKHLASSFPHRCPQPGPARGGTRQQELPTAQPGARRNPAAGAARGPAWREEKPSGRSCLWPSPARGGTQWQELPVAQPGARRNPAAGPAHGPARREEGPSGRSCPRPSPARGGTQRQELAVPTAQDSKCDEQEDYAKAEADASKAIEADGHDVKALFRRSQALQKLGRLDQAVYDLRRCMSLEPKNKAFQEALHDLGSSMQEKMKLMSCTDSKVEQMFQILLDPKETDTDKKQKAAQNLIVLAREEAGAEKIFQSNGVRLLQLLLDTGREDATLAALRTLAGLCSGHRSRTMAILAELGAPRISAMLGAEHEQVSLAACNLLQVMFDALKEGLQRDFRGKEEALVLDPSKELKLLIAHLLEMLTREGASAHGRNNTLNLLIKVVPRKSLRDPNNSLTLWVIDQGLKKILEVGGTVCEAPGSLLATENSRMSAAVLLSKLYSDLKCDAERETFHRLCEDYVRSWFEGHGLAGKLRAIQTVSCLLQGPSEAGNQVLELEGIMESVLALCASVREVDQLVAVEALIHAADKAKRASFITANGVTLLKNIYKCSGRDSIRIRALVGLCKLGSAGGTDFSMKQFAEGSTLKLAKQCRKWLCNEVIDAGTRRWAVEGLAYLTFDADVKEEFVEDKAAVQAMFQLAKSEDRSVLFAVASTLVNCTNSYDHEEPDPQMLELAKYAKQHVPEQHPKDEPGCVRRRVHKLLAAGVVSALTGMVKSENPALTNSCRELISRVFLAVVEEAVDRGSVVAQGGGKTLILLSLEGTEVGQAKAAQALAKITITSNPEMAFPGERIYEVVRPLVSLLHVHRTGLENFEGLMALTNLAGISERLRQKILKEKAVPMIEGYMFEEHELLRLAATECMCNMAMSTEVQELFLAEGSDRLKLLVLYSGEDDEKLRRAASGTLAMLTSLLPPICRKITQVTDHWLEILQALLLSPNEELQHRGAVIVLNMMAGREIAAKLMESEMLEILSVLAKEECDKPRVAQAAKECLAQAVACGLIKPNVNGE, encoded by the exons ATGCTGCACAGACTCTTGCTGGGGGGCCTCCTCTGCACAACACTGCCTACCAGCTTCCTCGGCACGG CCTCGGCCCGTAATCTGCACCTCTGCGAGGGATATCGCAGCCCTGATGGACGCTACCACTCCGGCTTCTACTGCCCACGCCTCACTGACCCCCCTGCACACAGGTGCTGCTGCCGCCACGGAGACCGTGCCCTGAAATCCTGCTGCCCCCAGCTGGAGTTTGAGAGCCTGAGAAGGGTCAATCTGTCCAACGTGCCCACCCCAGCCAGACTCAG GAACCCACTGCCCCTGCTGGCTGTGGGGCTCTACGGCCTTCTCGTCCTCACGCTCATGACCCTCGACTTCCTCCACTTCTGCAGACTCAACCAGCGCTGCTTTTACAGCCTCCCGAACAGCAGCCACCTGGGCAAGCACCTGGCCAGCTCCTTCCCGCACCGCTGCCCACAGCCCGGCCCGGCGCGAGGAGGGACCCGGCAGCAGGAGCTGCCCACGGCCCAGCCCGGCGCGAGGAGAAACCCAGCGGCAGGAGCTGCCCGCGGCCCGGCCTGGCGCGAGGAGAAACCCAGCGGCAGGAGCTGCCTGTGGCCCAGCCCGGCGCGAGGAGGGACCCAGTGGCAGGAGCTGCCCGTGGCCCAGCCCGGCGCGAGGAGAAACCCAGCGGCAGGACCTGCCCACGGCCCAGCCCGGCGCGAGGAGGGACCCAGCGGCAGGAGCTGCCCGCGGCCCAGCCCGGCGCGAGGAGGGACCCAGCGGCAGGAGCTGGCTGTACCCACGGCCCAGGACAGCAAGTGTGACGAGCAG GAAGATTATGCCAAGGCAGAAGCTGATGCGTCTAAAG CCATTGAAGCCGATGGCCACGACGTCAAGGCGCTGTTCCGCCGCAGCCAGGCGCTGCAGAAGCTGGGCCGCCTGGACCAGGCGGTCTACGACCTGCGCAGATGTATGAGCCTGGAGCCCAAGAACAAGGCCTTCCAGGAGGCATTGCACGACCTGGGGAGCAGCATGCAGGAGAAG ATGAAGCTCATGTCCTGCACGGACTCCAAAGTAGAGCAGATGTTTCAGatcttactggaccccaaagagacagacacagacaaaAAACAGAAG GCAGCGCAGAACCTGATTGTGCTGGCCCGGGAAGAGGCTGGGGCGGAGAAGATCTTCCAGAGCAATGGTGTCCGGCTGCTGCAGCTCTTGCTGGACACGGGCAGAGAGGATGCGACGCTGGCGGCTCTGCGCACTCTGGCTGGCCTGTGCTCTGGGCACCGTTCGCGG ACCATGGCCATCCTCGCGGAGCTGGGGGCACCACGCATTTCGGCGATGCTGGGAGCGGAGCATGAGCAGGTGTCTCTGGCGGCCTGTAACCTGCTGCAGGTCATGTTTGACGCACTGaaggaggggctgcagagggactTCCGTGGCAAGGAGGAAGCCCTTGTGCTGG ATCCCTCGAAGGAGCTGAAGCTGCTGATTGCGCACCTCTTGGAAATGCTGACCCGGGAGGGGGCCTCAGCCCACGGCCGCAACAACACCCTCAACCTCCTGATCAAAGTGGTGCCGCGGAAATCGCTGCGTGACCCCAACAACAGCCTGACCCTCTGGGTCATCGACCAGG GCCTGAAGAAGATCCTAGAAGTGGGGGGCACGGTGTGCGAGGCCCCTGGCAGCCTGCTTGCGACAGAGAACAGCCGGATGAGCGCTGCTGTCCTGCTGAGCAAGCTCTACAGTGACCTGAAGTGCGACGCCGAGAGGGAGACCTTCCACCGGCTGTGCGAAGACTATGTCAG GAGCTGGTTTGAGGGGCATGGGTTGGCTGGGAAGCTTCGTGCCATCCAGACGGTGTCGTGCCTGCTGCAGGGCCCCTCGGAAGCTGGGAACCAGGTGCTGGAGCTGGAGGGGATCATGGAGAGTGTGCTGGCTCTGTGCGCCTCCGTGCGGGAGGTCGACCAGCTGGTGGCCGTGGAGGCTCTGATCCATGCCGCTGACAAGGCCAAGCGGGCGTCTTTCATCACGGCCAACGGGGTGACCCTGCTCAAGAACATCTATAAGTGCAGCGGGAGGGACAGCATCCGCATCCGGGCCTTGGTG GGGCtctgcaagctgggctctgccggAGGCACCGATTTCAGCATGAAGCAGTTCGCCGAGGGCTCCACCCTGAAACTGGCCAAGCAGTGCCGCAA GTGGCTGTGTAACGAGGTGATCGACGCGGGCACACGGCGCTGGGCGGTGGAGGGCCTGGCCTACCTCACCTTCGACGCGGACGTCAAGGAGGAGTTTGTGGAGGACAAGGCAGCTGTGCAGGCCATGTTCCAGCTGGCCAAG tcagaggacaggagtGTGCTGTTCGCCGTGGCCTCGACGCTGGTGAACTGCACCAACAGCTACGACCACGAGGAACCAGACCCCCAGATGCTGGAGCTGGCCAAGTATGCCAAGCAGCACGTCCCAGAGCAGCACCCCAAG GATGAGCCAGGCTGTGTGAGGCGGCGGGTGCACAAGCTGCTGGCTGCCGGGGTGGTGTCAGCTCTCACTGGCATGGTGAAGAGTGAGAACCCGGCGCTGACCAACTCCTGCCGGGAGCTGATCTCCAG GGTGTTCCTGGCCGTGGTGGAGGAAGCAGTGGACAGAGGCAGCGTGGTGgcccagggagggggaaag ACACTCATCCTGCTGTCCCTGGAGGGTACCGAGGTGGGGCAGGCCAAGGCTGCACAGGCACTGGCGAAGATCACCATCACCTCCAACCCTGAGATGGCGTTCCCTGGAGAGCGG ATCTATGAGGTGGTCAGACCCCTGGTGAGTCTCCTGCACGTGCACCGCACAGGCCTGGAGAACTTCGAGGGGCTGATGGCGTTAACCAATCTGGCCGGGATCAGCGAGAGGCTGAG GCAGAAGATCCTGAAGGAGAAAGCGGTGCCCATGATCGAGGGCTACATGTTTGAGGAGCACGAGCTGCTCCGTCTGGCTGCCACTGAGTGTATGTGCAACATGGCCATGAGCACGGAG GTGCAGGAGCTCTTCCTGGCCGAGGGCAGCGACCGGCTGAAGCTGCTGGTTCTGTACAGCGGGGAGGACGACGAGAAGCTGCGGCGAGCAGCCTCCGGCACCTTGGCCATGCTGACCTCACTGCTGCCCCCGATCTGCAGGAAGATCACGCAAGTG ACGGATCACTGGCTGGAGATCCTGCAGGCCCTGTTGCTCAGCCCCAACGAGGAGCTGCAGCATCGTGGCGCTGTGATCGTGCTGAACATGATGGCAGGCCGGGAGATTGCAGCCAAGCTCATGGAGAGCGAGATGCTGGAGATCCTGTCCGTACTTGCCAAGGAGGAGTGCGACAAGCCCCGTGTGGCCCAAGCTGCCAAGGAGTGCCTGGCGCAGGCCGTGGCATGTGGGCTGATCAAACCCAACGTGAATGGAGAGTGA
- the UNC45A gene encoding protein unc-45 homolog A isoform X1, giving the protein MLHRLLLGGLLCTTLPTSFLGTASARNLHLCEGYRSPDGRYHSGFYCPRLTDPPAHRCCCRHGDRALKSCCPQLEFESLRRVNLSNVPTPARLRNPLPLLAVGLYGLLVLTLMTLDFLHFCRLNQRCFYSLPNSSHLGKHLASSFPHRCPQPGPARGGTRQQELPTAQPGARRNPAAGAARGPAWREEKPSGRSCLWPSPARGGTQWQELPVAQPGARRNPAAGPAHGPARREEGPSGRSCPRPSPARGGTQRQELAVPTAQDSKCDEQGAAGQLRQEGNRLFQAGDYAAALASYTRALELGAGPPECAVLHRNRAACHLKLEDYAKAEADASKAIEADGHDVKALFRRSQALQKLGRLDQAVYDLRRCMSLEPKNKAFQEALHDLGSSMQEKMKLMSCTDSKVEQMFQILLDPKETDTDKKQKAAQNLIVLAREEAGAEKIFQSNGVRLLQLLLDTGREDATLAALRTLAGLCSGHRSRTMAILAELGAPRISAMLGAEHEQVSLAACNLLQVMFDALKEGLQRDFRGKEEALVLDPSKELKLLIAHLLEMLTREGASAHGRNNTLNLLIKVVPRKSLRDPNNSLTLWVIDQGLKKILEVGGTVCEAPGSLLATENSRMSAAVLLSKLYSDLKCDAERETFHRLCEDYVRSWFEGHGLAGKLRAIQTVSCLLQGPSEAGNQVLELEGIMESVLALCASVREVDQLVAVEALIHAADKAKRASFITANGVTLLKNIYKCSGRDSIRIRALVGLCKLGSAGGTDFSMKQFAEGSTLKLAKQCRKWLCNEVIDAGTRRWAVEGLAYLTFDADVKEEFVEDKAAVQAMFQLAKSEDRSVLFAVASTLVNCTNSYDHEEPDPQMLELAKYAKQHVPEQHPKDEPGCVRRRVHKLLAAGVVSALTGMVKSENPALTNSCRELISRVFLAVVEEAVDRGSVVAQGGGKTLILLSLEGTEVGQAKAAQALAKITITSNPEMAFPGERIYEVVRPLVSLLHVHRTGLENFEGLMALTNLAGISERLRQKILKEKAVPMIEGYMFEEHELLRLAATECMCNMAMSTEVQELFLAEGSDRLKLLVLYSGEDDEKLRRAASGTLAMLTSLLPPICRKITQVTDHWLEILQALLLSPNEELQHRGAVIVLNMMAGREIAAKLMESEMLEILSVLAKEECDKPRVAQAAKECLAQAVACGLIKPNVNGE; this is encoded by the exons ATGCTGCACAGACTCTTGCTGGGGGGCCTCCTCTGCACAACACTGCCTACCAGCTTCCTCGGCACGG CCTCGGCCCGTAATCTGCACCTCTGCGAGGGATATCGCAGCCCTGATGGACGCTACCACTCCGGCTTCTACTGCCCACGCCTCACTGACCCCCCTGCACACAGGTGCTGCTGCCGCCACGGAGACCGTGCCCTGAAATCCTGCTGCCCCCAGCTGGAGTTTGAGAGCCTGAGAAGGGTCAATCTGTCCAACGTGCCCACCCCAGCCAGACTCAG GAACCCACTGCCCCTGCTGGCTGTGGGGCTCTACGGCCTTCTCGTCCTCACGCTCATGACCCTCGACTTCCTCCACTTCTGCAGACTCAACCAGCGCTGCTTTTACAGCCTCCCGAACAGCAGCCACCTGGGCAAGCACCTGGCCAGCTCCTTCCCGCACCGCTGCCCACAGCCCGGCCCGGCGCGAGGAGGGACCCGGCAGCAGGAGCTGCCCACGGCCCAGCCCGGCGCGAGGAGAAACCCAGCGGCAGGAGCTGCCCGCGGCCCGGCCTGGCGCGAGGAGAAACCCAGCGGCAGGAGCTGCCTGTGGCCCAGCCCGGCGCGAGGAGGGACCCAGTGGCAGGAGCTGCCCGTGGCCCAGCCCGGCGCGAGGAGAAACCCAGCGGCAGGACCTGCCCACGGCCCAGCCCGGCGCGAGGAGGGACCCAGCGGCAGGAGCTGCCCGCGGCCCAGCCCGGCGCGAGGAGGGACCCAGCGGCAGGAGCTGGCTGTACCCACGGCCCAGGACAGCAAGTGTGACGAGCAG GGCGCGGCGGGGCAGCTGCGGCAGGAGGGGAACCGGCTCTTCCAGGCCGGGGACTACGCGGCCGCGCTGGCGTCCTACACCCGGGCCCTGGAGCTGGGCGCGGGGCCCCCGGAGTGCGCGGTGTTGCACCGCAACCGGGCCGCCTGCCACCTGAAACTG GAAGATTATGCCAAGGCAGAAGCTGATGCGTCTAAAG CCATTGAAGCCGATGGCCACGACGTCAAGGCGCTGTTCCGCCGCAGCCAGGCGCTGCAGAAGCTGGGCCGCCTGGACCAGGCGGTCTACGACCTGCGCAGATGTATGAGCCTGGAGCCCAAGAACAAGGCCTTCCAGGAGGCATTGCACGACCTGGGGAGCAGCATGCAGGAGAAG ATGAAGCTCATGTCCTGCACGGACTCCAAAGTAGAGCAGATGTTTCAGatcttactggaccccaaagagacagacacagacaaaAAACAGAAG GCAGCGCAGAACCTGATTGTGCTGGCCCGGGAAGAGGCTGGGGCGGAGAAGATCTTCCAGAGCAATGGTGTCCGGCTGCTGCAGCTCTTGCTGGACACGGGCAGAGAGGATGCGACGCTGGCGGCTCTGCGCACTCTGGCTGGCCTGTGCTCTGGGCACCGTTCGCGG ACCATGGCCATCCTCGCGGAGCTGGGGGCACCACGCATTTCGGCGATGCTGGGAGCGGAGCATGAGCAGGTGTCTCTGGCGGCCTGTAACCTGCTGCAGGTCATGTTTGACGCACTGaaggaggggctgcagagggactTCCGTGGCAAGGAGGAAGCCCTTGTGCTGG ATCCCTCGAAGGAGCTGAAGCTGCTGATTGCGCACCTCTTGGAAATGCTGACCCGGGAGGGGGCCTCAGCCCACGGCCGCAACAACACCCTCAACCTCCTGATCAAAGTGGTGCCGCGGAAATCGCTGCGTGACCCCAACAACAGCCTGACCCTCTGGGTCATCGACCAGG GCCTGAAGAAGATCCTAGAAGTGGGGGGCACGGTGTGCGAGGCCCCTGGCAGCCTGCTTGCGACAGAGAACAGCCGGATGAGCGCTGCTGTCCTGCTGAGCAAGCTCTACAGTGACCTGAAGTGCGACGCCGAGAGGGAGACCTTCCACCGGCTGTGCGAAGACTATGTCAG GAGCTGGTTTGAGGGGCATGGGTTGGCTGGGAAGCTTCGTGCCATCCAGACGGTGTCGTGCCTGCTGCAGGGCCCCTCGGAAGCTGGGAACCAGGTGCTGGAGCTGGAGGGGATCATGGAGAGTGTGCTGGCTCTGTGCGCCTCCGTGCGGGAGGTCGACCAGCTGGTGGCCGTGGAGGCTCTGATCCATGCCGCTGACAAGGCCAAGCGGGCGTCTTTCATCACGGCCAACGGGGTGACCCTGCTCAAGAACATCTATAAGTGCAGCGGGAGGGACAGCATCCGCATCCGGGCCTTGGTG GGGCtctgcaagctgggctctgccggAGGCACCGATTTCAGCATGAAGCAGTTCGCCGAGGGCTCCACCCTGAAACTGGCCAAGCAGTGCCGCAA GTGGCTGTGTAACGAGGTGATCGACGCGGGCACACGGCGCTGGGCGGTGGAGGGCCTGGCCTACCTCACCTTCGACGCGGACGTCAAGGAGGAGTTTGTGGAGGACAAGGCAGCTGTGCAGGCCATGTTCCAGCTGGCCAAG tcagaggacaggagtGTGCTGTTCGCCGTGGCCTCGACGCTGGTGAACTGCACCAACAGCTACGACCACGAGGAACCAGACCCCCAGATGCTGGAGCTGGCCAAGTATGCCAAGCAGCACGTCCCAGAGCAGCACCCCAAG GATGAGCCAGGCTGTGTGAGGCGGCGGGTGCACAAGCTGCTGGCTGCCGGGGTGGTGTCAGCTCTCACTGGCATGGTGAAGAGTGAGAACCCGGCGCTGACCAACTCCTGCCGGGAGCTGATCTCCAG GGTGTTCCTGGCCGTGGTGGAGGAAGCAGTGGACAGAGGCAGCGTGGTGgcccagggagggggaaag ACACTCATCCTGCTGTCCCTGGAGGGTACCGAGGTGGGGCAGGCCAAGGCTGCACAGGCACTGGCGAAGATCACCATCACCTCCAACCCTGAGATGGCGTTCCCTGGAGAGCGG ATCTATGAGGTGGTCAGACCCCTGGTGAGTCTCCTGCACGTGCACCGCACAGGCCTGGAGAACTTCGAGGGGCTGATGGCGTTAACCAATCTGGCCGGGATCAGCGAGAGGCTGAG GCAGAAGATCCTGAAGGAGAAAGCGGTGCCCATGATCGAGGGCTACATGTTTGAGGAGCACGAGCTGCTCCGTCTGGCTGCCACTGAGTGTATGTGCAACATGGCCATGAGCACGGAG GTGCAGGAGCTCTTCCTGGCCGAGGGCAGCGACCGGCTGAAGCTGCTGGTTCTGTACAGCGGGGAGGACGACGAGAAGCTGCGGCGAGCAGCCTCCGGCACCTTGGCCATGCTGACCTCACTGCTGCCCCCGATCTGCAGGAAGATCACGCAAGTG ACGGATCACTGGCTGGAGATCCTGCAGGCCCTGTTGCTCAGCCCCAACGAGGAGCTGCAGCATCGTGGCGCTGTGATCGTGCTGAACATGATGGCAGGCCGGGAGATTGCAGCCAAGCTCATGGAGAGCGAGATGCTGGAGATCCTGTCCGTACTTGCCAAGGAGGAGTGCGACAAGCCCCGTGTGGCCCAAGCTGCCAAGGAGTGCCTGGCGCAGGCCGTGGCATGTGGGCTGATCAAACCCAACGTGAATGGAGAGTGA
- the UNC45A gene encoding protein unc-45 homolog A isoform X2, producing MLHRLLLGGLLCTTLPTSFLGTASARNLHLCEGYRSPDGRYHSGFYCPRLTDPPAHRCCCRHGDRALKSCCPQLEFESLRRVNLSNVPTPARLRLNQRCFYSLPNSSHLGKHLASSFPHRCPQPGPARGGTRQQELPTAQPGARRNPAAGAARGPAWREEKPSGRSCLWPSPARGGTQWQELPVAQPGARRNPAAGPAHGPARREEGPSGRSCPRPSPARGGTQRQELAVPTAQDSKCDEQGAAGQLRQEGNRLFQAGDYAAALASYTRALELGAGPPECAVLHRNRAACHLKLEDYAKAEADASKAIEADGHDVKALFRRSQALQKLGRLDQAVYDLRRCMSLEPKNKAFQEALHDLGSSMQEKMKLMSCTDSKVEQMFQILLDPKETDTDKKQKAAQNLIVLAREEAGAEKIFQSNGVRLLQLLLDTGREDATLAALRTLAGLCSGHRSRTMAILAELGAPRISAMLGAEHEQVSLAACNLLQVMFDALKEGLQRDFRGKEEALVLDPSKELKLLIAHLLEMLTREGASAHGRNNTLNLLIKVVPRKSLRDPNNSLTLWVIDQGLKKILEVGGTVCEAPGSLLATENSRMSAAVLLSKLYSDLKCDAERETFHRLCEDYVRSWFEGHGLAGKLRAIQTVSCLLQGPSEAGNQVLELEGIMESVLALCASVREVDQLVAVEALIHAADKAKRASFITANGVTLLKNIYKCSGRDSIRIRALVGLCKLGSAGGTDFSMKQFAEGSTLKLAKQCRKWLCNEVIDAGTRRWAVEGLAYLTFDADVKEEFVEDKAAVQAMFQLAKSEDRSVLFAVASTLVNCTNSYDHEEPDPQMLELAKYAKQHVPEQHPKDEPGCVRRRVHKLLAAGVVSALTGMVKSENPALTNSCRELISRVFLAVVEEAVDRGSVVAQGGGKTLILLSLEGTEVGQAKAAQALAKITITSNPEMAFPGERIYEVVRPLVSLLHVHRTGLENFEGLMALTNLAGISERLRQKILKEKAVPMIEGYMFEEHELLRLAATECMCNMAMSTEVQELFLAEGSDRLKLLVLYSGEDDEKLRRAASGTLAMLTSLLPPICRKITQVTDHWLEILQALLLSPNEELQHRGAVIVLNMMAGREIAAKLMESEMLEILSVLAKEECDKPRVAQAAKECLAQAVACGLIKPNVNGE from the exons ATGCTGCACAGACTCTTGCTGGGGGGCCTCCTCTGCACAACACTGCCTACCAGCTTCCTCGGCACGG CCTCGGCCCGTAATCTGCACCTCTGCGAGGGATATCGCAGCCCTGATGGACGCTACCACTCCGGCTTCTACTGCCCACGCCTCACTGACCCCCCTGCACACAGGTGCTGCTGCCGCCACGGAGACCGTGCCCTGAAATCCTGCTGCCCCCAGCTGGAGTTTGAGAGCCTGAGAAGGGTCAATCTGTCCAACGTGCCCACCCCAGCCAGACTCAG ACTCAACCAGCGCTGCTTTTACAGCCTCCCGAACAGCAGCCACCTGGGCAAGCACCTGGCCAGCTCCTTCCCGCACCGCTGCCCACAGCCCGGCCCGGCGCGAGGAGGGACCCGGCAGCAGGAGCTGCCCACGGCCCAGCCCGGCGCGAGGAGAAACCCAGCGGCAGGAGCTGCCCGCGGCCCGGCCTGGCGCGAGGAGAAACCCAGCGGCAGGAGCTGCCTGTGGCCCAGCCCGGCGCGAGGAGGGACCCAGTGGCAGGAGCTGCCCGTGGCCCAGCCCGGCGCGAGGAGAAACCCAGCGGCAGGACCTGCCCACGGCCCAGCCCGGCGCGAGGAGGGACCCAGCGGCAGGAGCTGCCCGCGGCCCAGCCCGGCGCGAGGAGGGACCCAGCGGCAGGAGCTGGCTGTACCCACGGCCCAGGACAGCAAGTGTGACGAGCAG GGCGCGGCGGGGCAGCTGCGGCAGGAGGGGAACCGGCTCTTCCAGGCCGGGGACTACGCGGCCGCGCTGGCGTCCTACACCCGGGCCCTGGAGCTGGGCGCGGGGCCCCCGGAGTGCGCGGTGTTGCACCGCAACCGGGCCGCCTGCCACCTGAAACTG GAAGATTATGCCAAGGCAGAAGCTGATGCGTCTAAAG CCATTGAAGCCGATGGCCACGACGTCAAGGCGCTGTTCCGCCGCAGCCAGGCGCTGCAGAAGCTGGGCCGCCTGGACCAGGCGGTCTACGACCTGCGCAGATGTATGAGCCTGGAGCCCAAGAACAAGGCCTTCCAGGAGGCATTGCACGACCTGGGGAGCAGCATGCAGGAGAAG ATGAAGCTCATGTCCTGCACGGACTCCAAAGTAGAGCAGATGTTTCAGatcttactggaccccaaagagacagacacagacaaaAAACAGAAG GCAGCGCAGAACCTGATTGTGCTGGCCCGGGAAGAGGCTGGGGCGGAGAAGATCTTCCAGAGCAATGGTGTCCGGCTGCTGCAGCTCTTGCTGGACACGGGCAGAGAGGATGCGACGCTGGCGGCTCTGCGCACTCTGGCTGGCCTGTGCTCTGGGCACCGTTCGCGG ACCATGGCCATCCTCGCGGAGCTGGGGGCACCACGCATTTCGGCGATGCTGGGAGCGGAGCATGAGCAGGTGTCTCTGGCGGCCTGTAACCTGCTGCAGGTCATGTTTGACGCACTGaaggaggggctgcagagggactTCCGTGGCAAGGAGGAAGCCCTTGTGCTGG ATCCCTCGAAGGAGCTGAAGCTGCTGATTGCGCACCTCTTGGAAATGCTGACCCGGGAGGGGGCCTCAGCCCACGGCCGCAACAACACCCTCAACCTCCTGATCAAAGTGGTGCCGCGGAAATCGCTGCGTGACCCCAACAACAGCCTGACCCTCTGGGTCATCGACCAGG GCCTGAAGAAGATCCTAGAAGTGGGGGGCACGGTGTGCGAGGCCCCTGGCAGCCTGCTTGCGACAGAGAACAGCCGGATGAGCGCTGCTGTCCTGCTGAGCAAGCTCTACAGTGACCTGAAGTGCGACGCCGAGAGGGAGACCTTCCACCGGCTGTGCGAAGACTATGTCAG GAGCTGGTTTGAGGGGCATGGGTTGGCTGGGAAGCTTCGTGCCATCCAGACGGTGTCGTGCCTGCTGCAGGGCCCCTCGGAAGCTGGGAACCAGGTGCTGGAGCTGGAGGGGATCATGGAGAGTGTGCTGGCTCTGTGCGCCTCCGTGCGGGAGGTCGACCAGCTGGTGGCCGTGGAGGCTCTGATCCATGCCGCTGACAAGGCCAAGCGGGCGTCTTTCATCACGGCCAACGGGGTGACCCTGCTCAAGAACATCTATAAGTGCAGCGGGAGGGACAGCATCCGCATCCGGGCCTTGGTG GGGCtctgcaagctgggctctgccggAGGCACCGATTTCAGCATGAAGCAGTTCGCCGAGGGCTCCACCCTGAAACTGGCCAAGCAGTGCCGCAA GTGGCTGTGTAACGAGGTGATCGACGCGGGCACACGGCGCTGGGCGGTGGAGGGCCTGGCCTACCTCACCTTCGACGCGGACGTCAAGGAGGAGTTTGTGGAGGACAAGGCAGCTGTGCAGGCCATGTTCCAGCTGGCCAAG tcagaggacaggagtGTGCTGTTCGCCGTGGCCTCGACGCTGGTGAACTGCACCAACAGCTACGACCACGAGGAACCAGACCCCCAGATGCTGGAGCTGGCCAAGTATGCCAAGCAGCACGTCCCAGAGCAGCACCCCAAG GATGAGCCAGGCTGTGTGAGGCGGCGGGTGCACAAGCTGCTGGCTGCCGGGGTGGTGTCAGCTCTCACTGGCATGGTGAAGAGTGAGAACCCGGCGCTGACCAACTCCTGCCGGGAGCTGATCTCCAG GGTGTTCCTGGCCGTGGTGGAGGAAGCAGTGGACAGAGGCAGCGTGGTGgcccagggagggggaaag ACACTCATCCTGCTGTCCCTGGAGGGTACCGAGGTGGGGCAGGCCAAGGCTGCACAGGCACTGGCGAAGATCACCATCACCTCCAACCCTGAGATGGCGTTCCCTGGAGAGCGG ATCTATGAGGTGGTCAGACCCCTGGTGAGTCTCCTGCACGTGCACCGCACAGGCCTGGAGAACTTCGAGGGGCTGATGGCGTTAACCAATCTGGCCGGGATCAGCGAGAGGCTGAG GCAGAAGATCCTGAAGGAGAAAGCGGTGCCCATGATCGAGGGCTACATGTTTGAGGAGCACGAGCTGCTCCGTCTGGCTGCCACTGAGTGTATGTGCAACATGGCCATGAGCACGGAG GTGCAGGAGCTCTTCCTGGCCGAGGGCAGCGACCGGCTGAAGCTGCTGGTTCTGTACAGCGGGGAGGACGACGAGAAGCTGCGGCGAGCAGCCTCCGGCACCTTGGCCATGCTGACCTCACTGCTGCCCCCGATCTGCAGGAAGATCACGCAAGTG ACGGATCACTGGCTGGAGATCCTGCAGGCCCTGTTGCTCAGCCCCAACGAGGAGCTGCAGCATCGTGGCGCTGTGATCGTGCTGAACATGATGGCAGGCCGGGAGATTGCAGCCAAGCTCATGGAGAGCGAGATGCTGGAGATCCTGTCCGTACTTGCCAAGGAGGAGTGCGACAAGCCCCGTGTGGCCCAAGCTGCCAAGGAGTGCCTGGCGCAGGCCGTGGCATGTGGGCTGATCAAACCCAACGTGAATGGAGAGTGA